A window from Fragaria vesca subsp. vesca linkage group LG5, FraVesHawaii_1.0, whole genome shotgun sequence encodes these proteins:
- the LOC101312932 gene encoding 5'-adenylylsulfate reductase-like 4-like: protein MGIRVWGFGILILLIWGRLTSAVEPTSCPTKSAAEAIFGFRDSVCAINGVTRSVGSNGVIVGDEVSLQRALNLVHKNSHEYVAVLFYASWCPFSRMFKPTFSVLASLYPSIPHFAFEESAIRPSILSKYGVHGFPTLFILNSTMRVRYQGARTPGSLVAFYSDVTGIKTVSLDQLSPEKVGHPPNHEKNDSNEQESCPFSWARSPENMLRQETYLALASAFVILRLLYIFFPTLISLAQCAWRRHIRNVRFGNLFEHPVAYLKRAVQLFNSLKEPCKRSNLQEGAMNARVWASKSLATVSIGDANTSRGTAVTETR from the exons ATGGGGATTAGGGTTTGGGGATTTGGGATCCTGATTTTATTGATATGGGGCCGACTAACGTCCGCCGTTGAGCCGACGTCGTGCCCGACGAAGTCCGCGGCGGAGGCGATCTTTGGGTTCCGAGATTCCGTTTGTGCGATTAACGGCGTTACCAGATCCGTTGGTTCTAATGGTGTTATTGTG GGAGATGAGGTTTCATTACAAAGGGCATTGAATCTAGTTCACAAGAATAGTCATGAGTATGTGGCTGTACTCTTCTATGCATCATGGTGCCCTTTCTCAAGGATGTTTAAGCCAACATTTTCTGTTTTGGCTTCTTTGTACCCTTCCATTCCACATTTTGCGTTCGAAGAATCAGCCATCAGGCCAAG CATACTCTCCAAGTATGGAGTTCATGGTTTTCCTACACTTTTCATCTTGAATTCTACAATGCGAGTCCGATACCAGGGTGCCCGGACTCCTGGTTCTCTTGTTGCATTCTATAGTGATGTTACCG GCATCAAGACAGTATCATTGGATCAATTGTCACCGGAAAAAGTTGGACACCCACCAAATCATGAGAAGAATGATAGCAATGAGCAGGAAAGCTGCCCGTTTTCATGGGCAAGGTCCCCAGAGAATATGCTTCGTCAGGAAACATATTTGGCTCTCGCCTCTGCTTTTGTAATTCTGCGTTTGCTCTACATCTTTTTCCCCACTCTGATTTCTCTTGCTCAGTGCGCATGGAGAAGGCATATTCGAAACGTAAGATTCGGGAACTTGTTTGAGCACCCTGTGGCTTATCTAAAGCGAGCAGTGCAGTTGTTTAACTCTCTAAAAGAGCCTTGCAAAAGGAGTAATCTGCAGGAAGGAGCAATGAACGCACGGGTCTGGGCTTCCAAGTCGCTTGCCACAGTTTCTATTGGGGATGCAAACACCAGCAGGGGTACTGCAGTGACTGAAACTCGTTGA
- the LOC101301307 gene encoding uncharacterized protein LOC101301307, which yields MATVDHHHHLDSVPVVDLRLLTQSELYSLSLSSSSSSASHRFDDDVLIPKIDRSVFNESAGSRKQTYSRLRLAPRNAAAASSSSKSKSALPRLLLSQPLDHESRQIISLLKQLFPSENQNDDDVLLLETTPPPQYRYLALPEPKPCSLTTAAGAVSGVDSSLGKRKRGRPRKDSYAVVSRPEAAVPVNSAALTAGAGEARDGNAGVSIEKRDGEGEVAAVGTFVLNSQGQLVQSSEGKRKRGRPRKDEVRVRDESRAVAPVAVRKPRVKKEVKEEDGDMVLVNRNDEVVDLDALANVDIAFGEELRKRTEGLESEAQLLGFLEGLQGDWSSARKKRKIVQASELGDLLPKWWKIMLSLKRNGGHKSLVCRRFISPNGLEFVSCKEVSSYLHSYFGLGSQSNPVHTIGNIQVSNKMVLGDGMQHDNNFSYEDNNNGHELLCCSPMPMTSMNSYVKSIEASEEVMGMRKKLDPVKSGRFGTSLKIQEPVEIDGDDLSSDFSLGKVNDIMAKYFATSIDEPNSMSCEEQAMKADNTICFSDGLNDGVRVPISSVDVPNVEIDSASNEMGKEHGADNIENHQSTSTVDDMKIDDVDNCRNGRSISGISESHIGPETANSNVDQQSTSEACSLVPSIVMESLHERGSDSGLYSTATDDKTCVDNFNNDSLSTFYESRFIDIGLSGSNEKPFCFGGDHAMPDVDSMEISEQIRSTGSCSIVSPLDGQSCINNATNPCCTVEEQEKSLASNAVNLSVNKQTPVNLNKGGIDTAERHEVQHAKNYDNSELSVNFCSRATGTNVDTTSYINPERSSTGYSLASYANEHASVSENSFVCNSILEEHQPDRGSFETDLVCPSGYRQGYNPVNHANSTSSRPTFGSSCSGQEANAISGTVTGINAQAPSLVLSEDNQLFATGSDIFSSSVLNDKLIRVPVNDLSRPSGGEQTPDFVSNLNGVYSTTLWEQPKSKGAEHLNDNEPINGFLNDSQPTADLMSELLWRNVEQNIQQSGLADTSALMQSSGSYPNFDMLSGKGENGALSTSEQFDNTRCLEGLKSSRLEQFEPDFLTAQATSQSKESNVLSYDENIEQGFNSSGWPEKVALSSVPNIESRLEINSCVWCRNDLYHDAYGAGMQTGSVGIMCANCQGKFSGHVSFL from the exons ATGGCCACCGTCGACCACCACCACCACCTGGACTCCGTCCCCGTCGTCGACCTCCGCCTCCTCACTCAATCCGAACTCTACTCCCTCTCCCTCTCCTCCTCCTCCTCCTCCGCCTCTCACCGCTTCGACGACGACGTTTTGATCCCCAAAATCGACCGCTCCGTCTTCAACGAATCCGCCGGCAGCCGCAAACAGACCTACTCCCGCCTTCGCCTGGCCCCTCGCAACGCCGCCGCCGCCTCCTCCTCCTCCAAATCCAAATCCGCCCTCCCTCGCCTCCTCCTCTCCCAGCCGCTCGATCACGAGAGCCGCCAGATTATCTCGCTCCTCAAGCAGCTCTTCCCCTCCGAGAATCAAAACGACGACGACGTCCTCCTCCTCGAAACCACACCTCCGCCGCAGTACAGATACCTCGCCTTGCCGGAGCCGAAGCCTTGTTCCCTCACCACCGCGGCTGGTGCGGTTTCCGGCGTCGATTCCTCGCTCGGGAAACGGAAGCGAGGCCGGCCGCGCAAGGATTCTTACGCCGTGGTTTCCAGACCGGAGGCGGCCGTGCCGGTAAACTCTGCCGCGCTAACTGCCGGTGCCGGTGAGGCTAGGGATGGCAATGCCGGTGTTTCGATCGAAAAGCGTGATGGTGAAGGTGAAGTTGCGGCGGTTGGGACATTTGTTCTGAATAGCCAAGGACAGCTTGTGCAGAGCAGCGAAGGGAAGAGAAAGCGAGGCCGGCCGCGGAAGGATGAGGTTAGGGTGAGGGATGAGAGCAGGGCGGTGGCTCCGGTGGCGGTGAGGAAACCGAGAGTGAAGAAGGAAGTGAAAGAGGAGGATGGAGATATGGTGCTGGTGAACCGAAATGACGAGGTTGTGGACTTGGATGCATTGGCCAATGTGGATATTGCGTTTGGGGAGGAGTTGAGGAAGAGGACAGAAGGGTTGGAGAGTGAGGCGCAGTTGTTAGGGTTTCTGGAAGGGTTGCAGGGGGACTGGTCGAGTGCTAGGAAGAAGAGGAAGATTGTGCAGGCGAGTGAGCTCGGTGACTTGTTGCCCAAGTGGTGGAAGATCATGCTGTCTCTCAAGAGGAACGGAGGTCATAAATCGCTTGTGTGTAGGCGGTTCATAAG CCCTAATGGGTTGGAGTTTGTGTCGTGCAAGGAAGTTTCTTCATACTTGCACTCTTATTTTGGACTCGGAAGCCAGTCAAATCCTGTTCATACCATTGGGAATATTCAGGTTTCTAATAAAATGGTTTTGGGAGAT GGAATGCAACATGACAATAATTTCTCCTATGAAGATAACAACAATGGTCATGAGCTTCTTTGCTGCTCCCCAATGCCCATGACCTCTATGAACAGCTATGTCAAGAGCATTGAAGCGTCAGAAGAAGTAATGGGTATGCGGAAAAAATTGGATCCTGTAAAGAGTGGTCGTTTTGGGACATCCTTGAAAATTCAAGAACCAGTTGAGATAGACGGGGATGATTTGAGTTCTGATTTCTCTCTGGGTAAGGTAAATGATATCATGGCAAAATATTTTGCCACATCCATTGATGAACCAAATTCAATGTCCTGTGAGGAGCAAGCCATGAAGGCTGACAACACAATTTGCTTTTCTGATGGATTAAATGATGGTGTCAGGGTTCCCATCAGCTCAGTTGATGTGCCCAATGTGGAGATAGACAGTGCTTCAAATGAGATGGGAAAAGAACATGGAGCTGACAATATTGAAAATCACCAATCAACTAGCACTGTAGACGATATGAAAATTGATGATGTGGATAATTGTAGGAATGGCAGGTCAATATCTGGTATTAGTGAGAGTCATATTGGACCTGAGACTGCAAATAGTAATGTTGACCAACAAAGTACTTCAGAAGCCTGCTCGCTTGTTCCTTCAATTGTGATGGAGTCTCTTCACGAAAGAGGTTCTGACAGTGGTTTATATAGTACAGCCACTGATGATAAAACATGTGTTGATAACTTCAATAATGATTCATTGTCCACATTTTATGAGAGCAGATTTATTGATATTGGCCTATCTGGGAGCAATGAGAAGCCATTTTGTTTTGGCGGCGATCATGCTATGCCAGATGTAGATTCCATGGAAATCAGTGAGCAAATTCGAAGTACTGGAAGCTGTTCAATTGTTTCACCTCTGGATGGACAAAGTTGTATTAATAATGCAACGAATCCTTGTTGCACAGTCGAAGAGCAGGAAAAGAGTTTAGCAAGCAACGCAGTCAATTTATCTGTTAATAAGCAGACTCCTGTTAATCTAAATAAGGGTGGTATTGATACAGCAGAAAGGCATGAAGTTCAGCATGCCAAAAATTATGACAATAGTGAGTTAAGTGTTAACTTTTGTAGCAGGGCCACTGGAACTAATGTGGATACCACCTCTTACATTAACCCGGAAAGGAGCTCTACAGGATATTCACTTGCTTCATATGCAAACGAGCATGCATCTGTTTCAGAAAATAGTTTTGTCTGCAATAGCATTTTGGAAGAACATCAGCCCGATAGAGGTTCTTTTGAAACTGATTTGGTTTGCCCATCAGGGTATCGACAAGGATATAATCCGGTAAATCATGCAAACAGCACATCTTCAAGGCCAACTTTTGGCAGCAGTTGTAGTGGACAAGAAGCGAATGCTATCAGTGGCACTGTGACCGGAATAAATGCTCAAGCACCCTCCCTTGTTCTTTCAGAGGATAACCAATTATTTGCTACTGGCTCTGACATATTTAGTAGCTCAGTATTGAACGATAAGCTGATAAGAGTTCCTGTTAATGACTTATCACGCCCAAGTGGTGGTGAGCAAACCCCTGACTTTGTAAGTAATCTGAATGGGGTCTATAGCACTACATTGTGGGAACAGCCTAAATCCAAGGGTGCAGAACATTTAAATGACAATGAACCCATCAATGGTTTTTTAAATGATTCACAACCTACTGCTGATTTAATGTCCGAGCTTCTGTGGAGAAATGTTGAGCAAAACATCCAGCAGAGTGGATTGGCTGACACTTCTGCACTTATGCAATCATCTGGCAGCTATCCAAACTTTGATATGCTGTCAGGCAAG GGTGAGAATGGAGCTTTAAGCACAAGTGAACAATTTGACAACACTCGATGTTTGGAAGGATTAAAGTCAAGTAGATTAGAGCAGTTTGAGCCTGACTTTTTGACTGCTCAAGCAACCTCTCAATCAAAGGAATCAAATGTGTTGTCATATGATGAGAATATAGAGCAAGGTTTCAATTCATCTGGTTGGCCGGAGAAGGTTGCACTGTCTTCGGTGCCAAATATAGAAAGCAGGCTTGAGATTAACAGCTGTGTCTGGTGCAGAAATGATCTCTATCATGATGCTTATGGAGCCGGAATGCAAACCGGTTCAGTGGGTATTATGTGTGCAAATTGCCAGGGCAAGTTCTCAGGTCATGTCAGTTTTCTGTAG
- the LOC101312638 gene encoding melanoma-associated antigen G1-like, translated as MSNHAEDLSQFDISVQEKDKLVAEVIRYVLFKTHHNSGCPIRREELTQLITKNYRQRNLPVMIINEAIAKLSTIFGYEMRELQRARPSSNNHQGRNSQQSAAEAKTYVIMSKLPAEVYTKYVEDEDTAHLTGFTFVVMSIVHISGGKISEENLWQHLRRIGLDEANESHPFLGNTKQALEGLVQQRYLQKDKQSGPEGNTLIYELAERALDSQVTASLKDYISQIVNKDVGSVEDE; from the exons ATGTCAAACCACGCTGAAGATCTCTCTCAATTCGACATCTCCGTTCAG GAAAAGGACAAGCTCGTCGCTGAGGTCATCCGCTACGTGCTTTTCAAGACCCACCACAACTCAGGCTGCCCAATCCGGCGAGAAGAGCTGACCCAGTTGATCACCAAGAACTACCGGCAGCGGAATCTTCCGGTGATGATTATCAACGAGGCGATAGCGAAGCTCTCCACCATTTTCGGGTACGAAATGCGGGAGCTTCAGAGGGCCCGGCCCTCTTCGAATAACCACCAGGGCCGCAATTCGCAACAGA GTGCGGCTGAGGCGAAAACTTACGTTATCATGAGTAAGCTGCCGGCTGAGGTGTACACGAAGTATGTTGAGGATGAGGATACGGCTCATCTTACTGGTTTTACTTTTGTTGTGATGAGCATTGTGCATATTTCGGGTGGTAAAATATCCGAAG AGAATCTTTGGCAACATTTGAGGCGGATAGGATTGGATGAAGCCAACGAAAGCCATCCATTTTTAGGAAACACAAAACAAGCATTGGAGGGACTTGTCCAGCAGAG GTATTTGCAGAAGGACAAACAAAGTGGACCTGAAGGCAATACTTTGATATATGAGCTTGCTGAGAGAGCTTTAGATTCTCAAGTTACTGCAAGTTTGAAAGATTACATATCACAG ATTGTGAATAAAGATGTTGGCTCGGTGGAGGATGAGTAG